The sequence GAGGTTTACAGGGCCATTCTAGCAGTAATTGGTCGATCCAGGAGGCACCGGTGATGGGGCTgcttgtactccgtagactcTGACTGAAACCAGGTCGCTCTCGGTTAAGAtgcaaacaaaaaaaatgaTATGCTCGGTACTCTGGCTGCAACGTGCAGCTCGATTCTCTGATCAGGCATTCCTATTGAGCAAATATGTGAATACACGAAAAGCCAAGGACGCAATCGACGCCCAAAATTTCCTCCAGAGGGGACCTCAACCTGCTTCTTGTCCGACGCGGCAGAGATTGATAGCCAGAGCCCATAGCTCAAACGGATATGAACTCCTAACCAATAGTAAACCAATCCACAGCAAACAAGGCTTATGGAATCACACAGTGAAATCTATCTCATGCCGTTCTTCCGGCCTGTGTCCAGGTATCTGGATTGCTCCCGAATTATCCTGTTCGCGACGAATGTTCAACCCCTCAGCAACTGGAAACAATGAAAACTGCTGAGCCGCAGGGCGGGTTTCAAAAATTTTGCCTCCAAAATTAATCGCAGAATACCAAAGCCTTCTCTTTTGTAGCTCGTGGGCTGAAGCTCCCCTCGCGCTTATTACACCGGTCAAAAGTGCTCCCCTAGGCTCCGCTAGGGACGATCACTCGCCAAGAAAGCCGCTGGCGTCCTCGATGCCATGTTATCCGAGACATTGACAAACTTTAAAGAGCCTGAGATGGAGCACAGACGGGGCTTCTCAGCCGCGAAATTTGTGGAGAGAAATGAGGAAGACCAAGGCACCCCATGACCCCATTCACCACAATACCTGCCTCTTACCATcgcagagaaagaaaaagggccatttttttttgggtacGTTGCTCACGGGGTCATAGAttcgttttctttttcttttcttttcttttctttttttttttcgggtGAGGCGAGCCTGCTACTCAACGAGAGGTCCAAAATGTGCCGGTTGGCGTCGACGCTGCCGCTAAAATTAACCTTATCTTGTTCGACGACCCGCTATCCATTATGCCAATCCATGCGGGCCTTTCGGGATGTTTGATCACATCCAAGTCACTTTAGCTGTAAGCGCCGTGGAATAGAGAGCACGCGTTGTCTGCTTCGACTGGGGATTGGAGGCGCCGTCCAGTTTCTTGTCCCGAGTTGTGGCCCTAGAGAACGATCCAGAACCTGGGAAGATAATTACCTGGAGGGGAAAAAAcaatccaaaaaaaaaaaaaataaataaataaataaagaaaaagaaaaaagaaaaagaaaagaagagtcGAGATTTCCCTCGTGCTGTGCAGGGCAAGGTTCATTAACCTTGGGTGCATCGGCCAGAGGTGAAACGTGGATTCGGCCATGGGTGAAATGCAGATCGAGACAACTTAAAAGAAGTCTTAGGGCCAAAGCGTAGTCATATGGCGAGTCGCATACATACAGATGTGTCTGTTTGCATTATATCCAATCCCCTTCCAGAGTGCACCGAGATATCGATCAATCATCAAGGACAGtgcagggaaaaaaaaagtaatacCTTCGCGCCACCATGGGCCGGCTTGCAGGTCGCCAATGCGCAACCATTATCGTCTCTGCTTCGCCGTGAAAGAAAACAAGTGGCAGACTCATCCTGACGTGGCAGCTCTGTAAGAATCAACCGTGGGCTTCAGATTGGGGTTCTGGCCTCTCGTTGTACCCAGACCAGTATACTGAGGGTTTTCGAGGCATTTAATGCTGCCTTTAGGGCTGAGAGCAACTGAGCGTCAGCGCGGGGGTTAGAGGTGAGATGGGACGGATCCAGGCATGTTGCAAGACAAGGCAACCATTTGCATGTATATACTGCGTATGGAGTACCCGGCACTTTTTACCGGGTAGAGTAACCATGGGATTGACCATCGCAAGACGGGATGCACTGGTTCTTCTCACGGCTCGCAGGACTCGAAATCGATGTATGATCAGTGGCTGGTGATGGttagtacatacatacgccATAGTTGAAAGTGGAATTTCCGGGAGAAAAGATCGAAGTTCTTTTCCCAAAGGCCATACATCCGCTGCCGGGAGGCGATCGCCATCAAGCCATTTCCACTAATcttccccccctccccaCCCGCCGGGCTCAGGAGGTTTGAACATTGAAGATCGTCCAAGGTCGGTGATCTCATCCACCCACCAGGCACGTGATGGATTACGATATCTTGTCTGTCAACAAGGAGAGAAGATCACCATCCAACTTCAATTCTCCTTCTCTCGTTTTCACACAAAAGCACGCTCCTCTGCTCTCTGATTCTCCTCCGAACCACTGTTCTTTTGGTCATGCTTCACTCCTCCAGCAGTGGTTCGCCGCCTTCACActctttcttcttgctgaCTGCTGCTGTTTCTCTGTTATCAGACTCAGTGTCCTGTGACTCCTTCAGCAGACGCGCTCCAGAATACCCCGTTCCTCTAGGAACACGCAGTCCTGGTCTCAGCGTTGCAGAGCTGAAAGGGCCAGCATAGGCCTCAGTTGCTGAAAAGCGTGTCATATCTGTCCTTGGGCTCTGAACATTCTGTTCATTCTTCGCCCTCATCTTGTTGCACACcctttgtttttcttttgctccAAGATGATGGCGCACAGAGCTGCCCACCCGGCTGCTGCGACTGATACCCCGTCGCCAGCCACTGACGCAACTCATTTCCCAACAACTGCGGCTCCTGCAGCCAACCCTGGTTCTGGCCCTCCCGCAAAACCTCTTCTCCCGCCAAGCAGTCCGACCACCACTGAGAACCGTGTTCCCGATACCTATGCTCGGCTCGCGTCCtcgttttcttcttttctcgcCGTGAGCATGCATCAAATCCTGTTTCTTCGCTCTGTCTATCCGCCAGCCACTTTTCTTCCCGTCCGTCAATATAACCACCCCGTCAAACAGTCGCGCCACCCTGGCGTCTGTTCCTGGATCAACGACGCGTGTTCATTCGTCGAAGCCGCACTGATAAAATCTTCAATCTCGGCTGCATCATTCGTCATAGTCTCCGAAAGGACAAACCGGCCATTGGAACGGTATACTTTCGACTTTTCCCAGATACCGCAGGTGGAGTCGACAGACATCCATACGCCATTTGCGAGCGCTGTCGCTGCTAAAACTGGCAATATCGAGAAATTtgatatcttccaaaaatcCGCAAATGCTGCCCAGTCTATTCCCAAGTCTGTCCCATCAACGGCCACCGTTGACACGGAGGCTCAATTTCGAGGTGTCCTCGCACGATTGGCGTCGGCGTGTGCAAGGCTGACTCCGCTTCCGCAGCATGAAGAATATCGCCCCGCGCTTTTCGTCATATTACGCCCCAATGCAGAACCCCCTGCTGGTATAACAGCGGAGGAACAGTGGTGGATTCCAACTGAACCCAACGGCCTTTCTACCGTGCCCACCGAATCGGTGAATGGGGACTTCCCAGAACGAAAATCCTTTGGAAATAGCAATTCTAAGGGCCTAAACGAAAACAACAAGAGGCCCTGCCCCAATAGCCCAAAGACCCCCAGTAATGGCACTCCCAACAATTGCAAACGCTCAAGAGCGCAAACCGTCCCTGTTCGCAGGGTTGATGCTGGAGAGATGCAGCTGGAGGTGTGGGCGGAAGAAGCGTATGGGAAATTCGAAATTCTGGACCGCCTTAATACCGGATAACCAGCTTAGATTGCGATGAATTTGCTGTGATGAGTATTTCTTGCCTTTCTGTCGGCCAGTGTGCCTCTCTGCTGATGACCTCGCCTGCTctgcttttccttttcccttctAGGAACCTACTCTACCATGTAAGCTTGATACCGATGGCCTGGAATGTACGAAGATGTGTCAGCCTTTGTGAATCCCTCAGTTGGCATTGGGAGCAGTGTTTGATATAGGCCGACAGCCAACTGAGGGATTCACAAAGGCCGACACATCTTTGTACATTCCAGGCCACCAGTATCGAGCTTGCAAGATAGAGTAGGTTCCTTCTCGTCCTTTAtgtttctttattttttttttttatttttttttttttatttttttttcccctctcttctttttcttccaccCCCGCTCGGCATGACAAAACCCTTAGCAGTGACGATTATCTGATGTCCATTCCTTGTCTTACCCGGCGTCTGCAGCTATGccttttctcttcaaaattcTTTTCCTTCACCCTGACgagagatttctctctttctacCCCTAAATCTCAACTAATGTTCTAACCCCGTAAGGCTTCCAATCTCCGTGTTCCATGatcttgtttctttttcttatttttcgCTCCTTGGTCTCTTCTACAACTTCGTTATTTTATGCATAGCTACGGACTGTTCGGTTAGATCCTAAAAAACAACAATATGATTTTCGAGCATACCAACTTATGAGCTACCTTTTTCCTTACTTTTTTTGttctctcctctttttttttttttttagcctGAAACTTCTATTCAAGGTGTAGATATACGGAAATTCTATCGCCAAAAGGTTCAATCGCGACCGCGCTCCATACCCACAGTAACCACCCAGGTCCCGGACGATGGGGGTGTCGGTTCCCGTAGCCTTAAGGAAATAAGATAGCAAAAGTGCATATGGCATGGCTGTATAAAATCGTTCTGTATTAAATGGTCTCTTAAGCGACATTTAACGAACACCGTAGAGGAACAAATAGCAACACAGACCTCAACACTCCCCTGAAATGCTCAAACATCGTTTTTTCCTCCTTTATTTTAGGTACCTGTACCAATTTCTGTAGTTTTGTTTGGGGGGGATGGTCTCATATGTGCCCATTAGACCAAGGGCAAACAATATGACAGAATTTCATCCCAGgcggaaagaagaagcaagaagggaaaaagaaacaaaaattcGAGTAAACGCAACTGTTAAAAGGGCAAAATAGTGTATCGAAGGGCCTTAAGGACATGAAGCAATGAAGCAAGGCATAAAACAGACCCCTCTCTTATCATATAACGTACCTTTGCAGGCGCATAACACCATCAGGCCTTGGGAACTTCCCTTGCTCACGCTAGTAAAAAAAGTTCAAGACAATGCACATATGAAAGCATTGTATAAGAACAATAAAGCAGGGAAAAGCGCGCacatttaaaaaaaaaaaattaagaaatGTTTGAATGTTTATAATTTTTGTTCTCAAACATACATTTATATTAGGAAATTATCATCTGGCCAGTCTATCATGGGTCTCACTTCGTTAGCAAACTGGTTCAGAGCATCTGCTCCGAAAGGATCATTTAATCGCCCGACGTATCGGTCTTGAAGGAGCTTCAGGCCTTCGAAATCGTCATTGACCGGCAATGCGGCGTGGGTATTAACAAGATCTGCTGGGCGTACAGCGGGGATAGCGCCATTAGCCGGGTTACGCTGGAAACGTTGTTCTTCAAAAAGGCGTTGGCGAAGCTGTCCTCCCACAGCAGGTTGCTGGTTGGTATTGTTAACCGCCGGTTGGGTGTTTTCTTGGACGATCAGAGCTGGTCGTGGGCCGGCATCCCATGGAACACCATGTTGGAACGGTTGTTCTGCCATGTCGTCCTGAAAGTACTCCTGCGGAAGAGCAGGGAGAAAATTCTGATTACCAGCACGTTCAAGAAAGCCAGGTTGATGGCCATGAACTCTTGGCGCACCTGGACCGTTAGCGGGGTATAGCTGATTTACCAATGGGAGACCTAGTATGTTTTGTCCTGGTATATCAGCAAAGATGGTCTTTGGTAGGTCTACTTCAAGGTCGGTTTCCTTCAATTCTGGGTGAGACTTCAGCGCTTCTTCGGTTGCTGTCTTTTGGGCTAGGGCTGCCTCCTGATAATGACGACCCTCGGATGGAGCGTAGTCATGCAGGGGGCATGAGCCGCCTTTGCCGGTGAAATGGTGGTATCCGTCCTTTGAAATATCTTTTTTGCAAACATAACACATTATCCACCGGCATTTCGTGCAATACAGCTTGTTGCAACCGTCCGCCTTAACAATAGGCATCTTACATTTAGAATTAGGGCATATGCGGATGATAGCCTCGCTCATGGCCTCTTCAATCTTGTGGCGCACAGGAATGTTCTTTTCCTTCCGGGCTTCATCGCAAGTTTTCGGGACGTGACTCTCCCCCTTGCATGAGCGGCAACTCACTTTCCCGCATTCAGATTTCAAGCAGCGAAACTCGCGGTTTTCTTCGACTGGAGGGTAGATGGCTTTAAAATCGCAAAATGGACACTCTTCCAGCCCATCAATTTCAGCTTTTTCGATTTCATCGCGTTGACGGAGATCGTCAATTTTTCTCATCAGCGCAGTACCAAGAATATCCGCAAGTTCAACCTGAGAAAACAAAGCGTTGCAGCCGCTTGTGTCCATGCAATGGATTTCGTATCTCATGTACCCAATTTGGGTTTTTGCATTTGCCTTGATGCAAGACTGGCAGAAAAAGTGGGTTTGGTCACCGGCACAGGGGATCATGCGGTTAATGGGAGCGTCAGTATAACAGCATTGACATTCCATGAGACCTCCAGTGGCCGCGTGGGCTGCCTCGTTTGCTGCTTCTAACTTATCCGCTTCTGCTTGCTTACGCTCCTTCTCTAATAAAAGATGGTC is a genomic window of Coccidioides posadasii str. Silveira chromosome 3, complete sequence containing:
- a CDS encoding uncharacterized protein (EggNog:ENOG410PIRM~COG:O); this translates as MPLFERSRLAKAHRDTLTHEFQDARNMRVQKEEKERKQAEADKLEAANEAAHAATGGLMECQCCYTDAPINRMIPCAGDQTHFFCQSCIKANAKTQIGYMRYEIHCMDTSGCNALFSQVELADILGTALMRKIDDLRQRDEIEKAEIDGLEECPFCDFKAIYPPVEENREFRCLKSECGKVSCRSCKGESHVPKTCDEARKEKNIPVRHKIEEAMSEAIIRICPNSKCKMPIVKADGCNKLYCTKCRWIMCYVCKKDISKDGYHHFTGKGGSCPLHDYAPSEGRHYQEAALAQKTATEEALKSHPELKETDLEVDLPKTIFADIPGQNILGLPLVNQLYPANGPGAPRVHGHQPGFLERAGNQNFLPALPQEYFQDDMAEQPFQHGVPWDAGPRPALIVQENTQPAVNNTNQQPAVGGQLRQRLFEEQRFQRNPANGAIPAVRPADLVNTHAALPVNDDFEGLKLLQDRYVGRLNDPFGADALNQFANEVRPMIDWPDDNFLI
- a CDS encoding uncharacterized protein (EggNog:ENOG410PQU7~COG:D~BUSCO:13970at33183), which translates into the protein MMAHRAAHPAAATDTPSPATDATHFPTTAAPAANPGSGPPAKPLLPPSSPTTTENRVPDTYARLASSFSSFLAVSMHQILFLRSVYPPATFLPVRQYNHPVKQSRHPGVCSWINDACSFVEAALIKSSISAASFVIVSERTNRPLERYTFDFSQIPQVESTDIHTPFASAVAAKTGNIEKFDIFQKSANAAQSIPKSVPSTATVDTEAQFRGVLARLASACARLTPLPQHEEYRPALFVILRPNAEPPAGITAEEQWWIPTEPNGLSTVPTESVNGDFPERKSFGNSNSKGLNENNKRPCPNSPKTPSNGTPNNCKRSRAQTVPVRRVDAGEMQLEVWAEEAYGKFEILDRLNTG
- a CDS encoding uncharacterized protein (EggNog:ENOG410PIRM~COG:O), which gives rise to MRLTSLTRLKERQAARLSMKRRHDAFQETLSAAAAGQPAAMTPGNDVHRPLAASDGASAEAGSLWALILTVFPDICPHYVEGVYQAEQKRIRAFPDDAVLINAILEAGPYPTLQERKRRKIEEKEKNNGKWSPNDGVVRDKHYYNSARALLRLDYPDIPVQFLKSTLQRHITLYAAYQHLYYLDSNYTNLADVPYGRLKVANRREKMPLFERSRLAKAHRDTLTHEFQDARNMRVQKEEKERKQAEADKLEAANEAAHAATGGLMECQCCYTDAPINRMIPCAGDQTHFFCQSCIKANAKTQIGYMRYEIHCMDTSGCNALFSQVELADILGTALMRKIDDLRQRDEIEKAEIDGLEECPFCDFKAIYPPVEENREFRCLKSECGKVSCRSCKGESHVPKTCDEARKEKNIPVRHKIEEAMSEAIIRICPNSKCKMPIVKADGCNKLYCTKCRWIMCYVCKKDISKDGYHHFTGKGGSCPLHDYAPSEGRHYQEAALAQKTATEEALKSHPELKETDLEVDLPKTIFADIPGQNILGLPLVNQLYPANGPGAPRVHGHQPGFLERAGNQNFLPALPQEYFQDDMAEQPFQHGVPWDAGPRPALIVQENTQPAVNNTNQQPAVGGQLRQRLFEEQRFQRNPANGAIPAVRPADLVNTHAALPVNDDFEGLKLLQDRYVGRLNDPFGADALNQFANEVRPMIDWPDDNFLI